A single Endozoicomonas sp. NE40 DNA region contains:
- a CDS encoding dicarboxylate/amino acid:cation symporter, protein MYKKWKELSLTTKVMVGMISGLLVGILSRTLLPGNAFVESYITNGFFYVVGQIFITSLKMLVVPLIFTSIICGTCSLSDASTLGRLGCKTLGLYMLTTAVAITLAIIAALLFKPGEGANLEATASFSPGEAPSLAEVIIRLFPSNPIEALASGNTLQIIVFSVLFGISISAAGEPGERIARIFESMNEVMMKLVALMMNLAPYGVFCLMARLFTTIEVSAIFSLLQYVMVLIGVLLLHVLVTYCLLFNLFTRLNPVVFLKKMEDAIMFAFSTASSNATIPVTMETVTHRMGVANRVASFTVPLGSTINMDGTAIMQGVATVFIAQAFSIDLGLSDYVTVIMTATLASIGTAGVPGVGLIMLAMVLQQVGLPVEGIALIMGVDRLLDMIRSAVNVTGDSAVTCIVAKSEGALDTAIFTNPEAGLKEEEIDFYHIR, encoded by the coding sequence ATGTACAAGAAGTGGAAAGAGTTATCACTGACCACCAAAGTGATGGTGGGGATGATCTCTGGACTGTTGGTCGGCATTCTTTCCCGAACGCTACTTCCAGGTAATGCCTTTGTTGAAAGTTACATTACTAATGGCTTCTTTTATGTTGTTGGCCAGATTTTTATCACCTCTCTGAAAATGCTGGTTGTTCCCCTGATCTTCACTTCGATTATCTGTGGAACCTGTTCGCTGTCTGACGCTTCGACACTGGGCAGACTGGGCTGTAAGACGCTGGGTCTGTATATGCTGACGACGGCTGTTGCTATTACCCTGGCCATTATCGCTGCGCTTCTGTTTAAGCCGGGAGAAGGTGCCAATCTGGAAGCAACGGCCAGCTTTTCCCCCGGTGAGGCACCGTCGCTGGCGGAAGTGATTATCCGGCTGTTTCCCAGCAACCCGATAGAGGCGCTGGCATCGGGTAATACGCTGCAGATTATAGTGTTTTCAGTGCTGTTTGGCATTTCCATCTCGGCAGCAGGTGAACCCGGTGAGAGGATTGCCAGAATTTTTGAGTCTATGAACGAAGTGATGATGAAGCTGGTGGCGCTGATGATGAACTTGGCACCCTACGGTGTGTTCTGTCTGATGGCGAGGCTGTTTACCACCATTGAAGTCAGTGCAATTTTCAGTCTTCTGCAATACGTCATGGTGTTGATAGGGGTTCTGCTGTTGCATGTTCTGGTGACCTATTGTCTGCTATTTAATCTTTTTACCCGACTAAACCCTGTCGTCTTTCTGAAGAAGATGGAAGACGCGATTATGTTTGCGTTCAGTACCGCCTCCAGTAATGCCACGATTCCTGTCACGATGGAGACAGTGACGCACCGGATGGGTGTTGCCAACCGGGTAGCATCGTTCACTGTGCCGCTGGGCAGCACCATTAACATGGATGGCACTGCCATTATGCAGGGTGTGGCTACCGTGTTTATTGCCCAGGCATTCAGCATTGACCTTGGGTTGTCCGATTATGTGACCGTCATCATGACGGCTACTCTGGCTTCCATTGGCACCGCCGGAGTACCGGGAGTGGGACTGATCATGCTGGCTATGGTGTTACAGCAGGTGGGGCTGCCGGTAGAAGGAATTGCTCTGATAATGGGCGTTGATCGTCTACTGGATATGATTCGCAGTGCGGTTAACGTGACCGGCGACAGTGCTGTTACCTGTATTGTGGCAAAGAGTGAAGGTGCGCTGGACACTGCTATATTTACTAACCCTGAAGCTGGCCTCAAAGAAGAGGAAATTGATTTTTATCATATCCGATGA
- a CDS encoding C2H2-type zinc finger protein, producing the protein MPKIHTCEVCNKAFPYKGELTRHMRSHEGPKSFTCKICGQKFSQNHHLTDHMRTHTGAKPYSCPVCEKAFAQQGTLTNHMQTHKSENAHVCPTCKRTFTRNSSLQRHKLNAHPTPTTEVTTVTHQEPAGTVTTTTHTISTASGTTSVSYIQSPNTKQQPPVQVVTQSVGAIKTTVVTQSSGTISHSESFDVFQEQLARTLPDPQ; encoded by the coding sequence ATGCCAAAGATTCATACATGCGAAGTGTGCAACAAGGCTTTTCCGTACAAGGGCGAACTCACCAGGCATATGCGGAGCCATGAAGGTCCAAAGTCATTCACTTGCAAAATCTGTGGACAAAAATTTTCACAGAATCACCACCTCACCGATCACATGCGAACCCATACAGGTGCCAAGCCATACAGTTGCCCGGTCTGTGAAAAAGCGTTTGCACAGCAGGGTACCCTCACCAATCACATGCAAACCCATAAAAGTGAAAATGCACATGTTTGCCCAACCTGTAAACGTACTTTTACACGAAACAGCTCCCTTCAACGGCACAAACTAAACGCTCACCCAACCCCGACAACTGAAGTGACGACAGTAACACATCAAGAACCTGCCGGAACGGTCACAACAACAACACACACTATTAGCACAGCCTCTGGTACAACCAGCGTAAGCTATATTCAGTCACCAAACACTAAACAACAGCCCCCTGTTCAGGTGGTTACTCAATCTGTCGGAGCAATAAAGACAACCGTTGTAACGCAAAGTAGTGGAACGATCAGTCACAGCGAATCTTTCGATGTTTTTCAAGAACAGCTTGCAAGGACATTACCCGACCCGCAATGA